Proteins co-encoded in one Fastidiosipila sp. genomic window:
- the rpoC gene encoding DNA-directed RNA polymerase subunit beta', whose product MSELGNFESIGIGLASPEKILTWSKGEVKKPETINYRTLKPETDGLFCEKIFGPSKDWECYCGKYKTKRYRNIICDKCGVEVTLSKVRRERMGHIRLAAPVTHIWYYRGIPSRMGLMLDMSPRNLEKVIYFAAYIVIDPGVTSFAKMQIINERDYREAVVEFGRNSFVAKMGAEAIRDLLADIDVEGLAEDLRQELAHARGQKKLRLIKRLEVVEAFKNSGYQPDWMVLDVLPVLPPELRPMVELDGGRFATSDLNDLYRRVINRNNRLNKLLQLGAPNIIIRNEKRMLQEAVDALIDNGRRGRPVTGAGNRPLKSLSDLLKGKQGRFRQNLLGKRVDYSGRSVIVVGPELKLHQCGLPKEMALELFKPFVMREIMRHGYAQNIKSARRQVERGGDLVWDMLDEVIKDHPVLLNRAPTLHRLGIQAFEPVLVEGRAIQLHPLVCTAFNADFDGDQMPVHVPLSAEAQAEARFLMLSSNNLLKPQDGKPVTVPTQDIVLGCYYLTNEKPNPNSAQDEPLRVFSGLDEAMMAYDSKQITINQRIRVRRQVERDGKKYQGLVESTLGRFIFNGIIPQSLGFVERGDDDASQVALECDFVIGKKELARIIERSIHNCGITETARVLDEIKTLGYHYATVGGISIGIFDMIVPEVKESLIRAAEERVENVNHQYQLGLLSEEGRYRTVVGIWRSTTDEITEALKERLGAYNPIYMMSLSGARGNIDQIKQLAGMRGNMTDTSGRTIEIPIKSNLREGMNVLEFFISSHGARKSLSDTALKTADSGYLTRRLVDISQDVIIRSEDCGTDDYIEVSPVVVGGKTKRVVETLANRIEGRYAALPILHPETGEVLVEKNEMISNSTASRIEALGLTRIPIRSNLTCECDKGVCAKCYGRNLATGGPTVIGEAVGIMAAQSIGEPGTQLTMRTFHTGGIASGDDITQGLPRVEELFEARKPKGQAVITELSGTVTVRETEKRRREVIVTSEDGKIKQYSIPISTPLIVDTGDVVEEGDLITDGSVNPHDIMKIKGARGVQKYIIAEVLKVYKNNGVEINDKHIEIIVRQMLRKFKIENPGDTQLLTGSIVDMAEYHRANQEAVENGLQPADGKQVLLGITKASLATESFLSAASFQETTRVLTDAAVKGKIDPLEGLKENVIIGKLIPAGTGLTRYRNISAIPVVPANMPLLNATADDRVARTDYEEQARELGFTHETQEDYEAYMRELGLDPEVFVNKCSFDLTPPEEEPEAEEENPLLELFDLDEEFDDEGEDS is encoded by the coding sequence ATGTCGGAATTAGGCAACTTTGAGTCAATCGGTATCGGCCTCGCGTCACCGGAAAAAATCCTGACTTGGTCCAAAGGCGAGGTGAAGAAGCCGGAGACCATCAACTACAGAACACTGAAGCCTGAAACGGATGGCTTGTTCTGCGAGAAAATCTTTGGCCCCTCCAAGGACTGGGAATGTTATTGCGGCAAGTACAAGACCAAGCGCTACCGCAACATAATCTGCGACAAATGCGGGGTTGAGGTGACCCTGTCAAAAGTCAGGCGGGAACGGATGGGTCACATCCGCCTGGCTGCCCCCGTCACCCACATCTGGTACTACCGGGGCATCCCCAGCCGCATGGGGCTCATGCTGGATATGTCGCCCCGCAACTTGGAGAAGGTCATCTATTTTGCGGCTTACATTGTCATTGATCCCGGAGTCACTTCTTTCGCAAAGATGCAAATCATCAATGAGCGCGATTACAGGGAAGCCGTGGTCGAGTTCGGCCGCAATTCGTTTGTGGCAAAAATGGGCGCCGAGGCCATACGTGATCTGCTGGCCGACATCGATGTCGAAGGCCTGGCTGAAGATCTCAGGCAGGAACTGGCCCACGCCCGCGGCCAGAAAAAACTGAGACTGATCAAACGGCTTGAGGTGGTGGAAGCCTTCAAAAATTCGGGCTACCAGCCTGACTGGATGGTGCTGGATGTCCTGCCCGTCCTGCCGCCCGAACTCCGACCCATGGTTGAGCTTGACGGGGGCCGTTTTGCCACATCCGACCTCAACGACCTTTACCGGCGGGTCATCAACCGCAACAACCGCTTGAACAAGTTGCTGCAGCTTGGGGCGCCCAACATCATCATCCGAAACGAGAAGCGCATGCTTCAGGAGGCGGTGGACGCCCTGATCGATAACGGCCGCCGCGGCCGGCCCGTGACAGGCGCCGGCAACAGACCCCTGAAATCCCTGTCTGATCTTCTCAAGGGCAAGCAGGGCCGCTTTCGCCAGAACCTCCTGGGAAAGCGTGTCGACTATTCGGGCCGCTCGGTCATCGTGGTCGGTCCTGAACTGAAACTGCATCAGTGCGGCCTGCCCAAAGAGATGGCTCTCGAGCTCTTCAAGCCTTTTGTCATGCGGGAGATCATGCGTCACGGATACGCCCAAAATATCAAATCGGCCCGCCGCCAAGTTGAGAGGGGCGGCGACCTGGTTTGGGACATGCTGGACGAAGTAATCAAGGATCACCCGGTTCTCCTGAACCGGGCCCCCACTCTCCACCGGCTGGGCATCCAGGCCTTTGAGCCTGTCCTGGTCGAGGGCCGGGCCATTCAGCTTCACCCTCTGGTCTGCACGGCTTTTAACGCTGACTTTGACGGTGATCAGATGCCGGTCCACGTGCCGCTTTCGGCTGAAGCCCAGGCGGAGGCGCGCTTCCTCATGCTGTCCTCCAACAACCTGCTGAAACCCCAGGACGGAAAGCCGGTGACCGTGCCGACCCAGGATATTGTCCTCGGCTGCTATTACCTGACCAACGAGAAACCGAATCCGAACAGCGCCCAGGATGAACCGCTCCGGGTCTTCTCCGGCCTGGATGAGGCCATGATGGCCTACGACAGCAAGCAGATCACCATCAACCAGCGGATCCGCGTGCGCCGCCAGGTGGAACGGGATGGGAAGAAGTATCAGGGCCTGGTCGAATCGACCTTGGGGCGCTTTATTTTCAATGGGATCATTCCGCAGTCCCTCGGCTTTGTTGAGCGCGGGGATGACGACGCCAGCCAGGTGGCCCTGGAGTGTGACTTTGTGATCGGTAAAAAAGAACTGGCCAGGATCATTGAGCGCTCCATTCATAACTGCGGCATTACCGAGACCGCCAGGGTCCTGGATGAAATCAAGACCCTGGGCTACCATTACGCGACAGTCGGCGGCATCTCGATCGGAATTTTCGACATGATCGTTCCCGAGGTCAAGGAGAGCCTGATCCGCGCCGCGGAGGAGCGGGTCGAAAATGTCAACCATCAGTACCAGCTGGGGCTGCTCAGTGAGGAAGGACGCTACCGGACCGTTGTCGGCATCTGGCGTTCCACAACCGATGAGATCACGGAAGCCTTGAAGGAGCGCCTCGGTGCCTACAACCCCATCTACATGATGTCCCTGTCAGGCGCCAGAGGCAACATCGACCAGATTAAACAGCTGGCAGGTATGCGGGGCAACATGACCGATACATCAGGCCGGACCATTGAGATTCCCATCAAATCCAACCTTCGCGAGGGCATGAACGTTCTCGAATTCTTCATCTCGTCTCACGGCGCCCGGAAATCCCTGTCTGACACGGCCCTCAAAACGGCCGACTCCGGCTATTTGACCCGGCGCCTTGTTGACATTTCCCAGGACGTGATCATCCGCAGCGAGGATTGCGGCACTGACGACTACATTGAAGTGTCGCCGGTCGTGGTCGGCGGCAAAACCAAACGTGTGGTCGAGACCCTGGCCAACCGGATTGAAGGCCGCTATGCGGCACTTCCCATCCTGCACCCGGAAACGGGCGAAGTCCTGGTTGAAAAAAACGAGATGATCAGCAATTCGACTGCTTCAAGGATTGAAGCGCTGGGCCTGACCCGGATCCCCATCCGCAGCAACTTAACCTGCGAGTGTGATAAAGGGGTCTGCGCCAAGTGTTACGGCCGAAATCTTGCGACCGGCGGCCCCACAGTGATCGGCGAGGCAGTCGGCATCATGGCCGCCCAGTCGATCGGCGAGCCGGGGACCCAGCTGACCATGAGGACCTTCCATACGGGAGGTATCGCCTCGGGTGACGACATCACGCAGGGCCTGCCCCGTGTTGAGGAGTTGTTCGAGGCCAGGAAACCGAAAGGTCAGGCGGTCATAACAGAACTGAGCGGAACGGTCACGGTCCGGGAAACTGAAAAGCGCCGCCGTGAGGTCATCGTCACCTCAGAGGATGGAAAAATCAAACAGTACAGCATCCCCATCTCGACCCCTCTTATTGTTGATACAGGCGATGTGGTCGAAGAAGGCGACCTGATCACCGACGGGTCAGTCAACCCTCACGACATCATGAAGATCAAGGGTGCCCGCGGCGTTCAAAAATATATCATCGCCGAGGTTCTGAAAGTCTACAAAAACAATGGCGTGGAGATTAATGACAAACATATTGAGATCATCGTCCGTCAGATGCTGAGAAAATTCAAAATTGAAAATCCGGGCGACACACAACTGCTCACCGGGAGCATTGTCGATATGGCCGAGTATCACCGCGCCAACCAGGAAGCAGTGGAAAACGGCCTCCAGCCCGCTGATGGCAAGCAGGTCCTGCTCGGCATCACCAAAGCTTCTCTTGCCACGGAATCCTTCCTGTCGGCAGCTTCCTTCCAGGAGACGACCCGTGTCCTGACCGATGCCGCCGTCAAGGGCAAGATTGATCCGCTTGAGGGCTTGAAAGAGAATGTCATCATCGGCAAGCTGATTCCGGCAGGAACTGGCCTGACCCGGTACCGCAACATCAGCGCCATCCCGGTTGTACCCGCCAACATGCCGCTTTTGAACGCCACAGCGGATGACCGGGTTGCGCGCACGGATTATGAGGAGCAGGCCAGAGAGCTGGGCTTCACTCATGAGACGCAGGAAGACTATGAGGCCTACATGCGCGAGCTGGGGCTGGACCCCGAGGTCTTTGTCAACAAATGTTCCTTTGATCTGACCCCGCCCGAGGAAGAACCGGAAGCTGAGGAGGAAAATCCGCTTCTTGAATTGTTTGACCTGGACGAGGAATTTGATGACGAAGGCGAGGACAGCTGA